Part of the Brassica oleracea var. oleracea cultivar TO1000 chromosome C8, BOL, whole genome shotgun sequence genome is shown below.
TATTCAAGTCGTTCACATAAAGATATTCAATATTGTTCTCGAGAACTTGATGTGTTCGGTAGTTCGATACCCTCTGGAACTTTCACATAAATTTTGTTATCCAGTGGACCGTATAGATATATTTTTTATTTGCCAGACTTATAAGGAATCAGAATGTCGTTGCATCCACCACATAGGAGTATGTCTCCTTTATAATTAATTTCATGTCTTTGTGAGAACCTTATGCAATTTCGTCATTCTTATTATGTTTTCTCACCAAAAACTTACTTATGTCCAACTGGTTTGACTACACCTCTTCTCTTAAGAGATTTCATATACCAAGTCTTATAGCATTATCAATTTGCTTAATCAATTTCTCTGAGTAATTTCTCTGAATAATTTCTCTGAATAATTTCTCTGAGTGCATTATATGATAGACGTTGGTTTCATGATCCTCACTTTTGTCAAGCGCTTTTGTATTCAAATATTATATCATCATCGACGTCAATATTCTTTTACCGGCTTCATTTATAATCCAGGCATGACATAATGCATTTAGATCTTATTATTTTCAGGTACCTGATCTTTATTCATGGTCATGTCTAAGGTTTCCTTTGGACAACCTTAATTTCAGATCTGTCATTTCAATTTTATGCTCTTCTCATTTTCGAGAAATACATGTATGGAACCGTCTTATCTTAACTAATTTCAATATCAATTTTATTAGAGCATAAACCGCTGGTATATTTCAGTTTGGGTCATCAAACATGTCTGGCAATTGACTTGTTTAAGTTCTGAGAATGATTCATTCTTTGGACTCTTATTCTGTATTCATATTTGAGGATCATTATTCATTCTCGAAATCGTTTACAACCTTCTTATTTCTCTCTCTGATGTTGGATATACGGATTTATCTAATCCATGGNNNNNNNNNNNNNNNNNNNNNNNNNNNNNNNNNNNNNNNNNNNNNNNNNNNNNNNNNNNNNNNNNNNNNNNNNNNNNNNNNNNNNNNNNNNNNNNNNNNNNNNNNGAGCAACTTATTTAAGTTNNNNNNNNNTTGTGGTGGAGCAACTTATTTAAGTTCTCTATATGGGAACATTAATTCTTGACCCTTTATCAAATTCATGGGAGAGTCTCTATTTGTTCTTTGGCATTATGCGAACAAATTTTGCTGCAACTTATAAGGATTCATAAATCCACCGGTATCACCAATTATTCTTGCAAACTTATTGCATATTTTGACAAGGATATGTACAACCATATGTCGTCACATATGATGGATGATCAGTCCATCAGTGGGTGATCAAGCCCACCAAATTTCTTGCTTATTTTCGAAATATCATGGTGAATACTCATATTATCAATTCCATTATTCAAAGGGGCGGCATATCTTAAACCATTCAATAGAATGTCGCATACTTAACCGGAATGGCATGTCCGGTTTGCCAATCATTAATCTCCATATAATCTTTATTGTGCAATTTCGTTTTCAGATTTGATTTTGGCCGAGTTCTATTTAATTTGAGCTATTGTTGTCGTGGATGCTTAACTTATTTAGGGATTTTGGGATTCTCTTATTCTCCCCCTCGAGATAATAACACTTAATGTTTATTTATTTCGTATTGAATCCCAAACTTAGGTAATTTAATATCAAATTTTGTTCCCTTAGACAATAATTTTGAAAACATCATGCATTAAATAAATCAAAGTGTGCAACAAATAGCCACAAATAAATTAAGTCTGATTAGATTAATAGGTATTTAAATTCGGCCAAGATAGATTATTCAAAAGACTTTGGCCAAAAAAATTTGGCCAAGGGGATTCGGCCAAGATGATTTTACCAAAATGCTTTGGCCAAGAGATTATATTAGTTTGACTAGATTTCATATTTGGCCAATAGAAATTTCAATTTGGCCAAGCTTTTGCCTTCGGTCAAGGTCTTTTAAAGGTTGACCAAGAGAATTTAGACTTTGCATTTGATCAAGATTTAAGCTAGGTTAAACTTCTACATTTGGCCAAGCTTTTGCCTTCGGTCAAGGTCTTTTAAAGGTTGACTAAGAGAATTTAGACTTTGCATTTGATAAAGATTTAAGCTAGGCCAAACTTCTACATTTGGCCAAGGCTTTAAAGATCATGTGCTTGTTCATTAGGCGAAACATAAGTTTCGGCCAGGCCAAATCCGAATGGTTCTAGGAATCTTATAGATCTCGGTCAAAGAGTAATTTTATGATCAGATTTTAAGTTTTAAACAAGTGATCATGTCTTAAAATTTGGCTAAGATTTCATTTGGCCAAGGCTTTGAGAAACGATCCTACAAATGTTCATATGAACATGTATAGTCTTGGCCAAGCCAAATCCAAACAGTTTTAGGATTTGGTTATGTGTTTCGGATTTGCTAGATTTTTCAGCATATGATTCAAGGTTTAAAAACACATATAGGCCAGCCAAGAAATGTAATCGAATCAAGTTTAGCATATGATGAAGTTTTGATCCTACGGCCAAGTTTTTAATCATGCGGATAGGATTTCATGCAATCTCTATGTTTTAAACAAGCAAGGCATCATTTTCAACCAAGTAATCATCTAGCAAATCAGATTTGGATCATGTGAGCATGTGACTGAGAAAATTAAACCTAGGTTCCATGCTGCATGCAATCGGATTTTATCTTTAACAATCAATCAAGATTTTAATTTCTTAGTATGCGAGCTAGGTGATCAAACAAATCAGATTTTGGGTTTGAAGCATGCGAATCAAATTTGGTTAAGACATATGATTCAGATTTTAAACATATCATGTGATCAGGCAACCAAATCAGATTTCAATCAATAGCATGTGATCAAGGCAATTTCTATTTCTAATAGAAATTTAATCATGCGATTTCAATTTCCTGGGTCTAATCGATTTTTAATCAATTAGCATATGAATAATTTCAATCTAATCATGAAATTTTATCCCTAGGTTTCATATGATCAAATTCTGGAATTTTAATTTAAATTTATTAAGTTTTAAATTTTCAGGAAATTCCAACAAACATGCGATTTAATTTTCTATGTCTAGCATGCGATTTTGATTTTAATGTTTAGCATATGATTTGCAAACCTAAAACATGCAATTTATATTACCAAACAGATCATACAATCAAGTTTTAATAATCCTAGCATGTGATTAGGTGGTCAAACAAATCAAATTTCAATTAAGCATGCGATTTGCAATTTTATGCCTAGCATTCGATTTCTAATTTTAAAAACATGCAATCAAATTTTTTTAAACAAACAATCCGATTTTAAAGCTTTAAACAGCATGTGAAAATAAGTTTTAGAAAGTTTTCATCAAGGGGATTTTAATTTTAAAGCTATGCGATTTTTAGGTTTAAGCAAATTAGGTTTTCCTAAACACATTAGGAATCGGTTTTTCAAGCATACCAAGTATGCGGTCTGATTATTGACATAATCAGATCTGAAACTATAGTTTTAGGTATATGATTCAAGTTTTAGAATTATTAGAATCATATTAGATAGTATAGGTTTATACAATTTTCGGTTTTAAGCATGACAATCGATTTTCATGTCATGCGATTTTAGGTTTAGATTAGTTCTTAGGTTTAAAACTTATGACCATGTTTTACTAAGTTTTAAACATATACTATATGATTTATAAGGATATAAATCAAATTATTTATTCATAGTTGGTTAGGTTTTGATTTCTATGATCACATATTAAGGTATATGCGATCGGTTCTCTCTTGTATGGTTCTAATTTAATTACATTAAATTCGACCTCTAAGTAGTTTTAAAGTTTGAGATATTTTACCTATGAACTCCTTTTGATCTGAATGGAAAAGAGAGTTTGATCGCATGTGCAGCAACTCCTCTCGGTTTGAACTCCTTGTTGATATTAGATTTTAATTCCCTCGGCTCATGAAACAACACGAGGAGCATTAGATAACATGAACGCCAACATGATAACATGAATCAAATAAGGTATGATAAACTTATCTTGCACAGGAGTTGAGTTTGGCTAGAAACTCCTTGTTGGAATCGGATTTGGTTTCCATATCAAATCGGCGCGCACTGTATCTGTGCGCGAGGGCGCGTCGGTGGTCAGATCGACAAGCGGTTTGCACTGACGGATTCGTCTCGGCGAGGGCTTCGATTTGATATCTTGATCGTTTTCTGGGTCCTCACGGTTTGAGAGAACGGTCTCTTTGAAGTTCCGAGGCAGATTCATTTGCGTTTAGGGTTTCATGATTTTCGGCTGAGTTAAAGAATATTTCGTGGGAGCTTAGGGATAGAGGTTATCGTGCTGATAACGTGTTATGAAAATAAGAGGAAAGTCTATATCTTTATTAGACAATAAGAAACCTTTTATATAGGGAATTACATAAGTATGAAACCATAATACAATACGGGCTAGGAAATACAAAGACGTAAGAATATGAACCTTCGAATATGAGTTTACACCAGACCTCGATTTATAACAGGTTTAAGATTTTAGGTAGAGTCTCTTTTTAATTGTTATTTTGATTTGGGGCCGTCAATGTCCTTCTTGTCGGATCTTGACTTCAGTTTAGGCCTGGAGTAGGCTCATTGATCACTCATGTAACAAGTGTTACTGTTTGTTAGGTCTATATATTCCTAATATTTTTAATAGCTAATATATAATTCTATATTAAAATTAATTAATTTATTAATCGGTTTCGTCAGCTGTTAACCGGATAATTCAGTACACTATATGTAATTTGGTGATAAGTTTGTTTTTGTCATTGGGTTTAAGAAAGAAACAGGTGTTAGCTTGATTGAGACCGATGATGGGTTGAAGTTTGATTCTTCCGGAGAGAAGCATCGTAGAACAGAGGAATTACAGAGGAGGTTGAGAGAACTGATGAACTTCAACACTCTTGATGATGAAGAAAAAAACCTCAAGAACATTGAGTTACTAAACTGGCTTTTCACGGCCAACCAAATTGCCATAAATACTATTGAGTTTATCATAAACATCCACACACAAAACAACATAACATTTAACATCCAGATAAAAAGAAAAAGGTTGCATTACATCACAAGTTAATATCATAAAAAAACATATGTCTTCTAAGACAGAAATTTCTACTCCGTAATCTTACTCTTCTTCTGATTTCCCTCATAAATGAAATATAGATTTGGATTCTAAGTTAAAAATATATATATTTGGATTCTAAGTTACCTAAAACAAACAGACAAACAAATTAATGAAAGGTTTTACTTAGTTAAAAAAAATAAAGAATCAAATTTATTTAAGTGGGAGAATGTGGCCACACTTGTCCAGTTTCTTTGAAGTTGGAACAACCCGAGTTTAACTACAAAATTCAAAACTCCTACAGAACGTCCATAACGTTCCAGCGCCTTGTCTACACCATCTTGTCTACGGGCTTAAACATTGGTTGTGCTGTAAAAAATTCAAAACAAGTCTTTAGTTAGCAAAAATTATTACAATCAAACTGGTGGGAGGAAGAAGACACAAAAGAAAGATGAAGAAGAAACGATGAAAAAAGAGATGGAGATTAAAATTAGTTGCTTATAAGTTATATAAGAGTTGAAATTGTTTGAAAACGTGAAATGAGAAAATTTAGGAATAAGAAGTGTTGAACTTTAGGGATAGTAATTTATTTTATTTGTTGGTGATGATCTGATAAAATTTAGGAATATAATCTTTTCACTGGCACTGTTTTCTTTAACAAATTGTTGTTCTATCTATCTATACTACTAAATAAGTGAATTTGTTGATTTATCATTTTCTTCATAATTTTCTTCATAATTTTAAGATAGTCATTACTATTATTCTTTAAAAAGTTACTTTAATCTATATACCTATCATGATATTAAGATACTTAACTAATAAATATATTCTATTAAAAGAGAGTCTTATTTTATCGAGGGTACCAAAGTCCATGATTTTAAATAATTTTGTTTATTTGTCATGTTCTCAATAAATTTTGTTTATTTTCATATTTTAATTACTTTTAGATAAATAATTAGTTTTAATAATCTATATTATTATTATTTGAATTGATTTTTTTTGTATTCCGTAAGTAAATTTTGATTACTTGTCATGTTTTCCATGATTTTATTTATTTTGTAGCTTTCACGTTAAAAGTTAAATTGGTTAATATTATTGTAACCCTTAATAAATAATCATATATATATATATATTACTATTTTATATATTTAGTTATAAATATTTATAATAACAAATTAATCAAAATAAGTAAATATCATGATATCATATGAGACATATACCAATAAATTTATTCAAGAATCAATAGATCAACTATTCTGTGTTCTCATGATAATGCAAAACTTTCTTCCATGATCCTCCTGTGTAGCCAGCAACAAATTCCTCAAGCAATATACGATCGGTTACCATTAATAAATAATTAAATTTACTTATTAGATTATATAACTAATTATAAACTATATATAATTAAACGTAACCATACATGATGAAAAACTTTATCATATAGAAGTAATTTGATGTTAGGTTCAAAATTTTCATAATAGTCTTAAAAAGATAATGCAAGTATTAATAAATAAATATAGCATTATTATGTATGCATGTGCGGATAAAACACTTAGTATATAAAGAATTTAAAATGCAGTAATTATGATTGAACACCAGGGAAAAACACTGCTAATTCATTCATGAACTAGCTTCAATACTTTTATTGGTCTATATCCAACATTTAATAAACATGAAATATTCGAATTGGCCTAATTAAGGCGTTATATTAAACTAACTGTATTACTATTGCAAATTATATACAACCTCAATTTATTTATCATCCTATGTATGCATATTTAACATATCTTGAGTACGGTCTAATCTTATCCTTGGCAAAATGTTTGACATTGAAAAACCAATTTTTTTTAACCCTCAGCAAAAGGGTTGACATGTTTCAAAAAAAGGTACAAGCTAAGTCATAATAGATCGGTAATAACCAATCAGTACTGCTATTAACAAATACTTCAAAGTTATTCTATTCAGTAGAAAATCGTCTTGCATATTCAAATTAACCATTTATAACACTAACATCAGTAATCAGCGTAACAAAACAAAGAGAAAATCAGCATAGATCATGACATAACCATCATCACAAATTTCCACCCCCATAGTCTCTTGGCACTCATAGTTTTATCGTAAGAAAGACCAGTGACCAGCATTACATGTCCAAAATCAAAAGGATGGATATGTTATTAAGAAATCAACAACTAAGAAATAAACTCTTAAAAGCAAACGATGGATATAACAGTTGATGTTCATATGATCCAAATTAAAATTGTTATTTCAGCAAAAGATGACAATAAAAACAATCAACAAAACTCTGATAAATCAGATGCATACATTCTTAAGAGAACACATAGACAACAAAACGGTCGAATGTATATCGAGGGGAACATCCTAAAAAGATTAAAAAAATTGTGAAAAGTATAAAAGTGTGAAAACATGAGTTGAGTGGAGTGACTTGCATCTGCCTCATCACTGTAAACTGAAATATGTATGTCTAGTAAATCACTTGAGTTGAAGAAAATTCTCAAGCAAAAGTGAGCATAATTTGGTCAAAACTAGTTAATTCATTGGAAAGAAGATAACTCGTGATGGCTTTCGATTTGGCGCGGTGAGCGCTTTGCGGTTTGTTCTTCTTTCCTACACTTTTGAATTTAATATTAAGTTTTCTCTTTCATATAGTATAAGAGTTTTTTCTTTGGAACAAACCAACATCTTTACACTTACATATTTGAAGACTTTCTCACTACCCATTTCTTTTCATCTGAATCAATTGTTAATAAGGGCCAAAGCTCATCACACAATTGTTCCAACACATGGCAATTTCTTTTGTTTGGACAGCAATTGAGTCATTCTCTTTACAAAATTGTTGCAATAAACATGATAAACTTATTTTGTTTGCAACTTTTTGAGTCGTATATTCTTTTTACATGTCATAATTATGTAAGCTTGAACCAAGAAATTCAGCTAATTTCGTGATGCTCTCCAACATATATGGAGATCTCGGAAGAATTGATGATTCTGCTAGGCTAAAGGTTGCTATGAGAAACTCTGGTCTTAAGAAAGAATCATGTTTTAGCTGGATTGAGACCGATGATGGTTTAAGTGAAATTTTAATCATGAGGAGATAAGCATCCTAAAGCAGAGATATTAATTAATTTTGTTTAAAATTGAAATAAAAATTAAGAATAAAAATCTAGATTTATTAAAACAAAAAGTAGAGTTCTGAATGTTTTATTTTTTTCTTTAAAATAATAGGTATGTTATTCACAAATATGTCGATTTCTGATTTTTTTATTAATTTTGAATCATGTGCATAATCAATATAAATATTTTAAATAAAATGAAAGAAGCAAACTAGGAATATAAGATTAATTATATAAATGTCTGGTCATTTTTGGATATCTATTCGGGTTTAGATATTACCTGTTAGAAAAATTAACAAAATATTAATTAAATAATAAATTTTAATCTTATATGAGAGAGATATTCGTAAATCTTATATAATAAATTTACATCATAAATTCTTTAAATGCAGTGTTCGGGTACCAGTTAAGTTCATGTCAAGTTTTTGGGATTTTGGTTCTATCTTGTAACACGTCCTAGGACCTATACTGATATTTTTGTAAGAATTGATCGGGATCAGATATAACACATCGAATTTGGATTGATTTTGTATTACATCCTAGAACCCATAAAGTACCATGTATTGTTTGAGTTTAGATTATACGGGATCTATTCGGATAACCCGAAGTAAAATCTAAAATTTGAAAGAAAATCATAAGAATGTATATTTATAAAGCAAAAAATAGCATTGAATTTGAATCATTACAACACATATATAACTCTTATACGGACCATATTATGATACGATCATAAAATTTACGAATATACCTCTTATATAAAATTTAAATTTTATTATTTAATTATTTTTTATTAATTTTACTAAATAATATAGATTTATAAAAATTATATTTAAAAAAAAAAAGAATTCAGATACGTTGATATAGTCAAGTATGAATTAATATATAACTTTGAATAATCTTTTATTATATTTGTTGAAATGGAATCTTTGTAATGGTGCCGTGACCTTACTAAGCAACTATAACATCTATAATATGCTCAAGCATATAAAAAAATATTTTGACTATACCACTGTCACACTCTTAAAATCAGAAAATTATAATTATTTGGTTTAACTCACAATTATACAGACCCATCAAGGGATCCAATAAACAGAGAGAAAGGTCAACGACAACACACGCACAGCCTTAATCATAAACCATATGAAAGGTATATTCTATTGATTCCATGGTCGATGAAGAGCCTGACGAAATCTTTGACAAAGAGGGAAACGGTGAAAGAATTAATCAAAAGTGAATAGTTTCAGCATATGGTAAGAATCTCTGAACCAGTTCTAGTTATCAGAATTGTATGTTCAAACTGTGCGGCTACACCACCCTCAGCTGTTAGAGTAGTCCAGTTGTCCGGCCATGTTACACATTCCGTGGTTCCAATCGTTAGAATCGGTTCTGCAACGCCAAATAACACCCATCATCAACTTGTTATTACTATACAGTAATCATTGTAAGCAAATGAAAAACCATGACATGGAAGAGCAACAAACCGATTGTGAAAGTTTGTCCCTCAACCATATGTCCAGGCTCATCATTACCTGCAAATTGAATAGAAACATGAGCCACTAAAGTCGAGTTACTAACGAAACATTAACATTAAGTATTGTCTTTTTTATTGATGCTTTCCGGTTACATTAAAGAGAACAAAAGCTAAGAAAGAGATTTACTCACGGTAATGATAAATCAGAGGTTCGGAGTGAAATACTGGTCCAACACCATGTCCAACAAATCGCTCCACAACGTTGTAGCCGCACTTCTCTGCATGCTCACTGTTTTGAAATGTTGAAACCATCAAAACCAATACCCTTCTCTGCACGGTAATATCTTTCAGTTTCATCAAGAATGGTTATAGACTTATAGTTAATAGTTACCTGATTCTCTTGCCGATTTTCTTGAAGCTTGCTCCATCTTTACACACGGCTATACCTTTCTCCAAGCATTCCTCAGTAACCTTAACAAAAAAAATAAAACCAAGCAACAATTAGCATTACTAACCAGAATCCACTATTCTGAACTTCAAAGACACACAACACAGTGGAACAAAGAAGAAAACTACCTTCACAAGTCGTTTAAAACCTTCGTCAACCTCTCCACAGAAAAAAGTTCTTGATGTATCTCCATGGTAACCCTGTTCCAGTTCCAAATCCCCAAAACAGGTGTTAATACGATTTCCATCTTTAAGCATACAAAAGTGCCCTAGAGATTAGTTACTTACATCCAAGTAAACCGTGACATCAATGTTTATTATATCCCCACTCTACAACAATAAGAAGTAATAGTTAGCGAGAGTTCGTTCATTCATAAACTCTTCGGCTTATAAAGCAAGATCCAAACCTGTAGCTGACGAGAATCCGGTATCCCATGACACATACACTCGTTAACCGAAGTACACACACTCTTAGGGAAACCACCGTATCCAAGAGGTGAAGGATAAGCACCAGCTTCAACAATCATATCATGCACAGCTTTGTCTATTTCATTAGTCGTAACAGATGGCTACACATAACAACAACAACTACTTCACAACACATACATTGATAAAGCTGAAACAACAAGGAATAGACTTACTAACTTTAACCAAAGTCCCTGCAAAGTTTAGAACCCGAGCAGCTAGCTCGCAAGCAGCTCTCATTTTGACAAGGCCTTCAGGGGAAGGAATCTGGAAGTCAGGTGAGATATCAGGTAACACGTTAGACTCAGCGTAAGGAGGCTTTGGTATGTAGTCAGGGACAAGAAGACGAGGTGAGACTCTCCCTCGTCTTAACGGTGGGTTTCTCTTAACCTTTGAACTAGCTTCAGCTTCTCTCATCCTAGTAAAAAAAATGTTAATTAGTATTATCAAACCAGATTATGAATTTAACATTTGAATGTTTTAATATTATCAAACCTTCTGATTCTAATGGCTTCTTCCAATCCAGATACTTTCTTGGCAGAGACATGGAACTTTCTAAGAGGATATGAGTTCTTCTTACCTAAGGAAAGTAAACTCTTCAATTATCAAATATTCGAATTGTAACAACTTAATCGCCTAATCCAATCAGATAGCTATAACAGAGAATAAACAGAGTCTAAGTACGTGACGAACCGTAGAGCAGCGATAGAGAAGAGTTGGAAGCGACGGGAGCTCCGATGAAGCACCTCGACGATGCTACGTAGTCGCCGGTGAAAGAAGAAGAGAGGTGAGCAGAGGAGAAAGTGGATAGGAAAACTGTAGACGCCATTTTCGCTACTTCACTGCTAAACCCCCAACCGAAGGAAAATCAAATTTGGAGACGAAGCTTCTTCTTGAATAAAAAAATATCTAATCGTTTGATATTTATTTCGAGATGACTAACTATTGGACTGAGCCCATGGGCTTTTTGATGTATCCAATATGGTACTTAGGCCCAATGGGTTTTACTTTGAAAACATAGCTTTGCATGGAGTTTATACATCATGACACTGTGTATTAAAGAAAGAAATGAAATATCTAAATATGAACTTTATCATTGTGAAACATTTGTGATAAATTTGAATCATGAGAAATCAACATTTGATAAGAAAGATACGGATATGATCAAAGTGATCACTACTACCTGCATTACGATACAGTTTTTCTGCTGGAATCAGTTATTGTAGGTATCTACATCCAAGTATCTATTTTATTAAAGTATAATTACTTTTACTATTCGTTTGAAAACATGATTATCAGTAAAATAAATACATGTATAGCATTAAGTTAGGAAAAAAAAAAGTAATAGGTTTATGCAGTTAAAAAAATTAGAAGTCCATTACATTATAATAAAAAGTAATGATTTTATGTTACTTGATAATATACATATTCAAATCAAAATAATAATTTAAAATTAGTGTATATCAAAACTTCATTCAAAAATATACATATTATCAAAAATTAATTTTTACTAACATATTTTTCAATAACCATTATAAAAATGTTTTCAATATATATAAGAAAAATACAATACAAAGCTCAATTTCAAACACCAACTTAAATTATGGTTTCTATATTTCACATTGAAATTTAAAAATATAATATATGTGATTATTTATATGATTGCACGTATAAAATACTATTAATTATAAAATTACTTATTTGATGGTACATATAAAATATGATTAATTGTATGATAACACATATTTTTGTAACCTATGATGACACGTATAGGATATATAATAGTGATTAGGGTGGGCGTTCGGGTTCGTTTTCGGATCTATTTGGGATTTCGTGTTCGGTTCAGATCTTTGAGGATTCGGTTTGGATTTGAATAACCAATTTAAATTATTTAAAAAAAAAATAAAATTTATTATATACTTTAATTTTTTTAGAAAATCTATATATTACATATAAATTTGAATAACATATGTGAGAATACCTAACTTAACATATAAATTGGTTTGGTTTAAATATTTGGATAGATAATTAATAATTATTTAAGTATTTTTGGAGTTTTGAATATATTTTAACTATTTTAGATATTTACGTTTGATTATTTGTATATATTTCAAGTATTTAAACAAACTTAAAAGTATCATATATATTCTGGATGTTTTTATATATATTAAATCTAAAATAATTGATATATATAAGTATATAAATCTATTTTGGATATCCAAAATACTTTGGTTCGGATCGGATTAGATTTTAGTTCTTCAAATACCAAAATTTTGAATGTTTTAGATATTTAATCAATTTCGGTTCGAATTTGGTACTACCTATTCGGATTGGGATAGTTCGGTTCTTCGAATTCGAGTTTTTTGTCTAACTCTAAATAGTGACATACAAAAACAAATAACATCATATTTTAAAAAAAAAATTCAGGCTCACGGATCAAAATCTAGTTGATTTTTTTATATACCTACCGAGAACAAACTATTCAATAACTACCAAAACATCGATGGCAAACATATATTCTTCTATCATCTGAT
Proteins encoded:
- the LOC106309826 gene encoding methionine aminopeptidase 1B, chloroplastic-like; this encodes MASTVFLSTFSSAHLSSSFTGDYVASSRCFIGAPVASNSSLSLLYGKKNSYPLRKFHVSAKKVSGLEEAIRIRRMREAEASSKVKRNPPLRRGRVSPRLLVPDYIPKPPYAESNVLPDISPDFQIPSPEGLVKMRAACELAARVLNFAGTLVKPSVTTNEIDKAVHDMIVEAGAYPSPLGYGGFPKSVCTSVNECMCHGIPDSRQLQSGDIINIDVTVYLDGYHGDTSRTFFCGEVDEGFKRLVKVTEECLEKGIAVCKDGASFKKIGKRISEHAEKCGYNVVERFVGHGVGPVFHSEPLIYHYRNDEPGHMVEGQTFTIEPILTIGTTECVTWPDNWTTLTAEGGVAAQFEHTILITRTGSEILTIC